In a single window of the Anguilla rostrata isolate EN2019 chromosome 6, ASM1855537v3, whole genome shotgun sequence genome:
- the edem3 gene encoding ER degradation-enhancing alpha-mannosidase-like protein 3 isoform X4 → MRIVWGLSPVVMPSLLQLLLLLLGTMCQLGLAMPSEERHRLRNQVVEMFDHAYQNYMDHAYPADELMPLTCRGRVRGLEPSRGDVDDALGKFSLTLIDSLDTLALLNKTAEFEAAVRRVLKDVRLDNDVVVSVFETNIRVLGGLLGGHSMAVLLREGGRHMLWYRDELLHMAKDLGLRLLPAFNTSSGLPYPRVNLRYGVQGPESRTGTETDTCTACAGTIILEFAALSRFTGDPVFEDHARRALDFLWEKRQRNSNLVGTTINIHSGEWVRRDSGVGAGIDSYYEYLLKAYVLLGDDLFLQRFNIHYASIMKYISQPPLLLDVHIHKPLLPARTWMDSLLAFFPGLQVLKGDIRPAIETHEMLYQVTKKHNFLPEAFTTDFRVHWAQHPLRPEFAESTYFLYKATRDPYYLEAGRTVLENLNRFARVPCGFAAMKDVRTGSHEDRMDSFFLAEMFKYLYLLFADEEDLPFDVEDYIFTTEAHLLPLSLSTALRVQAPPAGNGTALPPAGEELDDSNFEWTCPNTRLLFPDPSFPRTLREPIRSAVDKSCHVAASRSEPGIGRAPLRARDFMASNPEHLELLRRMGVSLIHLKDGRVQLVQHATQAVSPVAAEDGMRFMQEMMELSSQQQKEQLPPRAVQIVSHPFFGRVVLTAGPAQFGTDLSKSSTGVQGSVVVAEPYSGCAELGNAALVAGRIALLQRGQCMFAEKARNIQKAGAIGGIVIDDNEGSSSDTAPLFQMAGDGRSTDDVTLPLLFLFHKEGNILLEALREYREVEVLLSDKARDRATLYKGKALPSYLQNSGDPDGQEGDCTPVEEDHTAPSPSAPVEQSQATIREEDEPTVGKEEPGAEDKSGDGEEGVEPAEDGDSNSQSIDSLLADWKEDLEAFQQMEKDEL, encoded by the exons ATGAGGATTGTGTGGGGGCTCAGCCCTGTCGTGATGCCatctctgctgcagctgctacTTCTGTTACTGGGGACCATGTGCCAACTGGGACTGGCCATGCCATCTGAAGAGAGGCACAGGCTGAG GAATCAAGTGGTGGAGATGTTCGACCATGCTTACCAGAACTACATG GACCATGCTTACCCAGCTGATGAGCTAATGCCCCTGACGTGTCGGGGGAGGGTACGGGGCCTGGAGCCCAGCCGCGGGGACGTGGATGATGCGTTGGGGAA GTTTTCCCTCACCCTCATTGACTCCCTGGACACCCTGGCG CTCCTGAACAAGACGGCGGAGTTTGAGGCCGCCGTGAGGAGAGTGCTGAAGGACGTGCGTCTGGACAACGACGTCGTGGTGTCCGTCTTCGAGACCAACATCCGCGTGCTGGG gGGCCTGCTGGGGGGCCACTCCATGGCCGTgctgctgagggaggggggccgcCACATGCTCTGGTACCGGGACGAGCTGCTGCACATGGCCAAGGACCTGGGGCTGAGACTGCTGCCGGCGTTCAACACCAGCAGTGGGCTGCCCTACCCCAGG GTGAACCTTCGCTACGGCGTGCAGGGTCCTGAGTCGCGAACAGGCACGGAAACGGACACCTGCACCGCCTGTGCCGGGACCATCATACTGGAGTTTGCAGCCCTGAGCCGGTTCACCGGGGACCCTGTGTTCGAG GACCATGCAAGGCGGGCCCTGGACTTCCTGTGGGAGAAGAGGCAGAGGAACAGCAACCTGGTGGGAACCACCATCAACATCCACTCTGGGGAGTGGGTCCGCAGAG ACAGCGGAGTTGGGGCGGGCATCGACTCGTACTACGAATACCTCCTGAAGGCCTACGTCCTCTTGGGGGACGACCTCTTCCTGCAGCGCTTCAACATC CACTACGCGTCTATAATGAAGTACATCAGCCAGCCTCCCCTGCTGCTGGACGTGCACATCCACAAGCCACTGCTACCTGCGCGCACCTGGATGGACTCCCTGCTGGCCTTCTTCCCCGGGCTGCAG gtGCTGAAGGGAGACATCCGACCCGCCATAGAGACACACGAAATGTTGTACCAAGTCACCAAGAAGCATAATTTCCTGCCTGAG GCGTTCACCACAGACTTCCGCGTGCACTGGGCCCAGCACCCCCTGAGGCCCGAGTTTGCGGAGAGCACCTACTTCCTATACAAA GCCACCCGCGACCCGTACTACTTGGAGGCAGGCCGCACCGTGCTGGAGAACCTCAACCGCTTCGCCCGCGTTCCCTGCGGCTTCGCCGCCATGAAGGACGTGCGCACGGGCAGCCACGAAGAccg TATGGATTCGTTCTTCTTGGCCGAGATGTTCAAGTACCTCTACCTGCTGTTTGCCGACGAGGAGGACCTGCCCTTCGACGTGGAGGACTACATCTTCACCACGGAggcccacctcctccccctgtccctgtccACCGCCCTGCGCGTGcaggcgccccctgctggcaaCGGCACGGCGCTGCCCCCCGCCGGGGAGGAGCTGGACGACTCCAACTTCGAGTGGACCTGCCCCAACACCCGGCTGCTGTTCCCCGACCCGTCCTTCCCGCGCACCCTCCGCGAGCCAATCAGGAGCGCCGTGGACAAGAGCTGCCACGTGGCGGCCTCGCGCAG cgAGCCGGGGATAGGCCGCGCCCCCCTGAGAGCGCGGGACTTCATGGCCAGTAACCCCGAGCACCTGGAGCTGCTGCGGAGAATGGGGGTCAGCCTCATACACCTGAAGGATGGCAGGGTGCAGCTGGTGCAGCACGCTACCCag gcggTCAGCCCTGTGGCCGCGGAGGACGGGATGCGCTTCATGCAGGAGATGATGGAGCTGTCCAGCCAGCAGCAGAAGGAGCAGCTCCCGCCCCGCGCCGTGCAGATCGTCTCGCACCCCTTTTTCGGCAGGGTGGTACTGACCGCCGGGCCGGCGCAGTTCGGAACGGACCTGTCCAAGAGCAGCACGGGG GTCCAGGGGTCCGTGGTGGTGGCGGAGCCATACAGCGGCTGCGCGGAGCTCGGTAACGCCGCCCTGGTGGCGGGGCGCATCGCCCTGCTGCAGCGCGGCCAGTGCATGTTCGCCGAGAAGGCCAGAAACATCCAGAAGGCGGGGGCCATTGGGGGCATCGTCATCG ACGACAACGAGGGCAGCAGCAGCGACACGGCGCCCCTGTTCCAGATGGCCGGGGACGGGCGGAGCACGGATGATGTCACCttgcccctcctcttcctgttccacAAGGAGGGGAACATCCTGTTGGAGGCTTTAAGAGAGTACAGAGAAGTGGAAGTGCTGCTAAGCGACAAGGCCAGAGACAGAG CAACCTTATATAAAGGTAAAGCTCTCCCCAGCTACCTCCAGAACA GTGGCGACCCTGACGGACAGGAAGGAGACTGCACACCTGTAGAGGAGGACCACactgctccctccccctccgcacCAGTTGAGCAATCCCAAGCCACCATCAGGGAGGAAGATGAACCTACTGTGGGTAAAGAGGAGCCCGGCGCGGAGGACAAGTCTGGCGATGGTGaagagggggtggagccagcggaGGATGGAGACTCAAATAGCCAATCAATTGACTCGCTGCTCGCTGACTGGAAGGAGGACTTGGAAGCTTTTCAGCAGATGGAGAAGGATGAGCTTTGA